The Candidatus Eremiobacteraceae bacterium sequence CGAGAGCGTCGATACCGTGCCGCTGCGGCACATTCCGGTCCAAAGCCCGGACCAGGATCATGATTGTCTCGATATCGCTATCGACAGCAGCGACAAACTCTACGTGCTCAATCACTGTTGCCAAGTCGTCGTATACCCGGCCGGCGCTGGGGAAGATACGCAACCCATCCGAAGAATCATCGACCGCGGTGCCGGGCATATCGCGGTCGATCTGGTCGGGAACGTCTACCTTCTCTTTCCGCAAAGGGTGGACGTCTTCGGAAGCTCGGCGAATGTGGCGCGCACGTTCTCTCTCTCGCTGCCAAAGCCGAATATCTTGCTGACGAGCATCGCGGTTGGACCAGACGGGCAGGTCTACATCGGATCCGGCGTAAGCGTCGACGTTTACGCACCTAATGCCAGTGGAAACGCCGAACCTGTCCGGAGGCTCGACGTCGAGGCGGGTCGGATCGCGGTCGACAGCCACAGCAACATGTACGTGCTGGGAAACGATCCGACGAGACGATCTACGAGCCAGTTGTCGATCTTCAATGCCGGCGCCCAGGGAGACGCTGCCGCCAGCGCCATAGTGAAGATATCAGGATTTGCAGATGGCATCGCGCTATGGTTCGGGGGTCGGTGAAAGCGGTCATGAAGTTGAATCGGCTGTCGTTGTTGGTTGTCCTGTGCTTGTGCGCCGTTCCGGTGCCGGCCCTGCCCGACGCCACCTGCGATGCCAACTACGCTCAAGCCGTCATTCGCCAAGGCTTCTCGTATCTGGATGCGCACGATTGGGCTGACGCGAAGCTCATTGGCACTCGACTTGCAGCGTACACCGGCAACTGCAATAGCAACTTCAAGGTACAAAACCCGACTGCAGTGTACGCCATGTACTTTGTGGCATATTCCGAGCACGAGATGGGCGACGACGCGCACGCCGAGGAAGCCGTCGCGGCGGGTCTTCGCACGCTCGAGCAGCTCAAGGCGCAAGGCGGATACGAGAGCCTGTATGATAACGTCCGGCCATTATTCGTCGAGGTTCAGGGGAAGATCGCCGGTCACTATCAATGACGCAGCGCGTTGACGAACAACCTGTCAGGTGTGATATGATGCCTCGTGGAGTGGGAATGCGCGAAATCACGTTGCCGGAAGCGAAGCCGGCGTTCGAATGGGTCAACGGCCGCGCTCTTCAAAAGGTGAGCCCGCGGCGGCTCCATGGCTTGGCGCAAGGTCGGTTTTTTACTGCCCTTGACATGTGGGCGCAAGAGCGTGGAACCGGAAACGTGGCCACGGAGTGGCGCTTCCGGGTCCAGCCACCGAATGAAGCGCGCCGTCCCCTTGTGCCTGATGTAGCCTTCTTAGCGTTCGATCGACTCTCGTTCGAGGATCAGGAAGCGATGGATGAGCCCACCGTCGCGCCGACCGCCGTAGTCGAGGTTCTCTCTCCAGATGATCGTCGCCGCGACGTCGAAGAGAAGATACGCGTCTACCTCGCCGCCGGAACAAACGCCGTTTTTCTCGTCGATACCAACGCGCGAACCGTGACCGTGCGCGATTCACATGGCGCGCGTGTTGTCGAAGAAGGCGGCGACCTCACGCACGACGCACTTCCCGGTTTTCGTCTGCGCACATCGCGATTGTTCTCATTGCCCAAACCCAAATCCAAACCCAAGTAGTCCGTTTGATACCACGGGCGCGTGAGTTCGGCGTAGTGGTCGGATTGGCGACGGTGCTGACGCTCGCCATCCCCGCAACAGCGTCGGCCGAAACGCTCCAAGCCATGGTGGATTCCATCGCGCAGCGGGCGCCGATGAATCGCGCACAGCTCGGCGTCTTCGCCATCGACGCCTCGACCGGCCGCGTGCTGGTCTCACGCCAGGCGGAGCACGGATTCACACCTGCGTCGACGTTCAAACTGCTGCTTAGCGCCGCCGCGCTCGAGGTGCTAGGGCCGCAGTTCCGTTTCAAGACGCAGCTCATCGCGCGCGGTACCGTAGTCGGCAGCCGTCTCGACGGGGATCTCATCTTGGTCGGCGGCGGCGACCCGGTTCTGACCTCAAGAGACCTCGACGATGCGGCCGCCGCGGTCGTGCGCGCCGGCATCCATGAAGTCAGCGGCACGGTTCTTGAAGACGCGACGCTGTTCGACCAGCGCCGCTGGGGACCGGATTGGGCCTGGGATGGCACGCCTTTCTACTATCAAGCGCCGATCCAAGCGCTCGCCGTCGACGAAGGCACGGTGGGCGTCGTCATCACTCCCGGTGCGCAGACAGGCGACGCGGTCAGCGCTAAACTCTTGCCGCCCACTGGCGATTACACGATTGCGTCGCGCGCGGTGATGGGCGTCGGTCCGTACGACGATCCGGCGCGCTGTTCGCGCCTCTTCGGCACCACGCAGATCCTGATCGTCGGCCGCATGGCGCCTGGTGAATCGCAACAAACCGTGCACTGCGCGGTCGAAGACACGGCCGCATTCGCTGGCCAGGTCATGCGCAGCGCCCTCATCAACGCCGGCGTCTCGGTCGGCCGAAACCCGATCGGCGTCCGTCCGCCCAACGTGCCGCTCGATGTCATCGATGACAGCCCGCTGCCGGCACAAGCGCGCTACCCCGGCGCCCGAATCATCTGGTCGCACGAGTCGCCGACCCTCATCGAACTGCTGCGCACGATGCTCCCGAAGAGCGACAACTTCATCGCCGAGCACATCGAGAAGATGCTCGCGGTCGAGCACCTCGCTCAGCGCGGCAACTTCATCGGCGGCGCGACGGTCGAGCAGCGTTTCGCCGTGAATCAGCTCGGCATCGACCGCGACTCGCTCGACATCCAAGACGGCTCCGGACTATCGGCCGCCGACCGCATCACGCCGCGCGACCTCGTCACCGTCCTTCGCTGGACCGCCAAACAGCCGTATGGCAATGACTTCATCAGCGCGCTGCCGCGCGCCGGCATGGACGGCACGCTCGCTGGCCGCCTCGCCGGCACGGATGCGGTCGGCCGCGTGCGCGCCAAATCCGGCTACATGCAACATTCGATAGCGCTGGCTGGCTACGCCGACACCCTGCACCACGGCCGCGTGATCTTCGCGGTGTTCGTCAACGACGCCACCGGCGACCCGGGCCCGTATTTCGACCTCGAAGACGAAGTGGTCAAGGATATCGTCGATGAGAACTGAGCTGTGAGCAAGTCGCGCTTCGAGGCGTTCTCGGACGGTGTCTTCGCGTTCGCGATCACGCTGCTGGTGCTCGGCTTTTCGCTTCCTGCGATCCGCCTGACCACTAACCATGATCTCACCGCCGCATTGCTGGCGCTGTGGCCCAACCTCATCGCGTATGCGCTGAGCTTCGGCGTGATCGGCATCATGTGGCAGAACCACCATGCGCTGTTCCGCCAAGTCGAGAAGGTCGATCGCGCGACCATCTTCTGGAACCTGCTCTTGCTGGCCGGCACCGCGTTCATCCCCTTTGCGACCGGCGCGCTCGGGAACTACCCGACGATGAAGGCGTCCGCGTTGCTGTACGGTCTGACGCTTTCCACCACCGCGACGGCCTATAACCTCATGCTCAACCATTTGATCAAGGCAGGCGCGTTCCACGCAAGCGTCACCAAAGAGACGATCGCCTCGACCGTCCGTGCCTACCGGACAGGATGGTTCGTCTACGCTGCCGCAACCTTACTGGCGCTCGAATTTCCAGTGATGAGTTTTGCCGCGTATGTCCTCATCGCTGTGTATTATCTCGTTCCGCACGGCCTCGACTCCGACGCGCGAGCCTAAGGAGGGCGCACTTGTCGCTTGAGCTTGTCAACACGATCGCGACCTTGACCACCGCGGCGGTTATCGCCACCACCGCCATCGTGGCGATCGTGCAGCTGCGGCATCTTCGCGCCGCGAATCAGATCACGGCGCTGCTCGCTGTGCAGAACGAACTCGACAGTCAGGATTACCGCGAGGCCGAGGTGATCGTACGTGAAGAGCTCGACGCCGCGCTTGCCGATCCGGTCTTTTGCAAATTCGAGATAGCCATGTCCCGGCGGCTCAATGGCGTCAAGATGGAGGGGCGGCACTTGCAGATCCGTCAGGCGGCGAACTTCATCGGCAACACGTTTGAGAACATCGGCTCGATGGTCAAAAACGGCATTCTCGACAAGCATCTGGTCATGGACATCTATAGCTGGATCGTGGTATCGCAATGGGACCGGTTGGCCGGGCTGACGGCGATGGCACGCGCCGCCACCGGCGAACCGGCGATCTATGAGAACTTCGAATATCTGGCGGCGCTGTCGAAGCGCTTTCTGAAGAACTACCCGCAGACGTATCCAGCGAACATGGAGCATCTGGAGATCACCGTGCCCCCGGCCGCCAAAGCTTTTCTATGAAGCATCTGGTGAAGTACCTGGCGCCGGTCATACTGGCCTTGGCAATGCAGCTCGCGACGACGCGATGCGCCTTCGCTGTCACGTCGGAGCAAGCGGCGATAATCGCGGCGACGACCTCGTCGTTGACGCCTGGCGACTCCTCACCTGACCGCCCCGTCGTGTTGGAGATATCGACATCTGGCGCGTATGCGCTCGTTCGCTGGATGTGGGGAATTGCGGCCGGCGATGCGCTGTTGGTCAGCAAGGCAGGTGCCTGGCACTCGATCGAAGCGACAACTGGTTCGTATGATGCGAACGGCCTGGAGAACTACTATCAGGTGCCAGCCAAGGTCGCCGACGCCCTGGTCGACCCGCACAACCGGGTCACGGTGGCGCAAATCCCAAAGGGTGATGTCGAAGATCGACTCGCCGGAAAGCTGGGCTGCGGCTATGCCTTCCAAACCTACTACCGACTCAATTTCCCGCCTGGCACGACGACCGAGGCCACGGAGATCGTTCATGCCGACGTTCTTCTGTATCAAGGCGACGGGATTGGATGGCTGCTGCGCACCCGCAATGATGCCCAGTTCTACGCCGATGGCCCAATCAACCAGCCACGCCACCACAACGCACCTCGCGACGTCGCCATTGGTATTCTGACCGCACTTGTCCCCAAATACAATGCGAGCTCCGCGCCAAATCCGCAGGAAGGCGCGCTCTATCCGGTCACCCAAAATCCAGATCTGTCGGGCTTTCCGGCCATGGGAATCCAGGTTAGAACCTGCTACTAAACCCCGAGCAGCGGCGGGCTAGCGAACGGTTGGTCGCGGAGCCGGGCCTTCGCCGGGCGGAATCGTCGGTCTGATGTGCGGCCACGGCGTCGCCGACCACGTGGTCTGCAGCGTCGTGCGCATGATGCTCACGACGTACGGATTCCAGGTCGACAACGTCCAATAGATCGTCGTCTCGTGGCTGTCATACGTGCTGCCTGCGTCGGCGGTGTAGCGGTTGAGCACGTAAGGCGCGTAGAATCCGCCCGGCGTGACCGTTCCGCCAGAAGTCTTGCCCGGCCAATAGTTGCGCTGCGTACCACAGCCCTTCGGGCTCATGATCAAATGGCACTCCACCTTGTCGGCCAAGCTAAGCAGAGTGAATGGTTCCGACCACGGACCCCATGGCGCAGCAGCGACGCGCCCTTGCACGCCGCCCGGACACTGGAAGAGCATGAGCCACATGCGCAGCGGCTTGTTCCAGGTCACCGAGAATTCGCCGATGCAGCGCTGCGCATCCGAATCCGGCGTGAACACCTCGGCATCTCCCGGCGGCGTCCATGGATGAGAATGTCCGCCGTTCCAAGCGGCAAGCGTCACCCATTTTGGATGTCCGCTCGAGTCGCGGCCGGTGAAGAAGCGCCATTTCGACGTATTGTCAAGCGACCCGGCTGGCGCGTACGCGAGATACGGCACGCTTGCGCGGTAGCGCGCAGCAGCGAAGATGAATACGCCAAGGCGCTGATCCGCGGGAAGATCGGCATGTGCCGCCGAGTTCATCGCCGTGGCGTAGACGAAACCGCTCGGCATGGTCACGACATCGGTGAACGTCCTACCGTCGTCGCTGGAGTGCGCCATGACGCCGATCCCAAGGCTGTTCTGGGCCGAGGTTTCCGGACATTTCTTCGTGGGCGCGGGCAATGACAGCGGATCGCTCGCAGACGGAGCGAGGTGTGTCGGCATCACGCAATGGTTGGTCCAGAAGAAGGCGTACAAATCGCCCGCGACCCCGACCCCGCCGGACGGCACGTTGAAGAATCCTTGTTCGATCGCCGGCGTGTGCACGATCGTCGCGGGCGCGAAATGCTCGGGCGAAGTTCCGGTATCGTTGATCTTGAGCTCAAGACAGTCTTTCTCGGTCGGTGCATCTCGGCGTGTCGTGATGCCGACCGAGTCGTCCGGAGGAAGATCGGCTGGCGTCCCCACCGGATGGCCGGGCGGCCAGCTATCGCCGAACAACAGCACGAGTTTCTTGCCGAGATCGACTGGATATCCCAAGTCTGCGGCATCGAGTCCGTGTTTGGTGTAGGTCCTCGCTTGCGTTGGTTTGCCGCTCTCCCAGTCTACGTCGCCGATGAGCTGGCAGATCTTGTCGCTGGTTCCGACGCGGGTCAACGGTGACGGCGCGCCGGGATCTCCCGCACGGGCGCTCACGCCGACGAATAACAGCGACGCTTGTAATGCAACGACCGCGGCGATTCGAAAAGCAACGCGCATTTCGCCCTCCCACACCCTCGCCTCAGAGCCCCTGCGCACTACGCAGGCTCGTAGAGCCACCCCTGCCGCGCGCTCGCTTGCCAGCAAACTCGCGCTTGACGTTATAACAATGTATTGACGGCCGTTTCGCGCGCGTGATAGGATGCCATCATGAGAGCCAAGATCAGGCGCATCGGCAATTCCCAGGGCGTCATCTTGCCCAAGCCGATCATCTCGCAGCTCGATCTAGGGCCCGAGGTGGAGATGGACGTGGAAGGCGACGCTCTCGTGTTGCGCAAGGCGCGGAAGAACGTGCGACGCGGCTGGGCCGAAGCCGCCAAGCGGCTTCATGAGCTTGGAGAAGGCAAGTTGATCTGGCCGGAGTTCTCGAATCCCGGCGACGACAAGCTAACGTGGTGACTCGAGGCGAGGTTTGGCTTGTTGCGCTCGATCCAGCGATCGGGAAGGAGATCAAGAAAGCCCGGCCAGTCTTGATCGTTTCGCCAGACGAGATCAACATGGCACCCGATACCGTTATAGTGGCCCCGATGACGACGGGCTCGGCGCCGGCGCCATACCGCGTGCCAGTAATCTTCCAAAACAAGCGCGGATTGATACTCGCGGACCAACTGCGGGCCGTAGCACAAGAGCGGCTGATAAGTCGTCTTGGGCGCGTATCTGGAAAGACCCTGAACATGACCTTGGGCGTGCTTCAGGCGATGTTCGCGGAGTAGCAATCGGGCCGCCCTCCCGTCCGCGGGTTGCCCCCTGGCGTTGACGGTCGCCGAATTGAGGTGATACCATGGCGCCGTGATCGCACTGTTGGTGAGTGCCGCAATCGCCTCTCCTACGCCGCTCTTGCCGTCGCCATGGGAGTCGCAGCCCGGGAAGGTCGCTGGCCAGTATGCCGATTATGTCCGGCACGAACAGGATGGGACCGATAGCGAGTTAGCGGCAATGCATCAGGCTTGCAACACCTGCAGTCCAGGCGCCATGGCTCAATTGCTTTACAATGGCTACGCGCAAATCTCGGCCATCACGGCCACGCATACCATTGGACACATATGCGGACGTGACGCCGACCACGTGCTCGCTGTAGGCGTCACGGCGTGGGACCCGCGCCGGCGCAACGTCGAGGCATACTTCTTCAAGGACGGAGCGACGCTGTATATGCTAGCGTACAATTTTCAAAGCGCCGAGCCGATGCCAGATGCTGAAGCAGCGCTCGCGTTGCTGTGCCCGCCGTCGTAGTGACGTCGAACAAACGGATTTCAGATCAGGTCAACGGTTTCCGGAACTTGACCAATCGGTCGACCTCTTCAAAACCGCACGCGCTGTGAGCGCGTTGCGCAGCATCGTTGTTCAGTTCTGAGTCGGACGCAAGCTCGGTATACCCACGTTCACGCGCCCACTCTTCGGCCGCCCGCATCAGCGCTTTCCCGAGTCCTTGACCTCGCGCCGACTCTTCGACGTACCATCCCTCGACGTGCGGCACCGGCATCGAATCGCAGCCATCTGAGAACGCGCGCACCGAAAGCTCGATGAAGCCTATCGGCTGCACGCTATCGTTGAGCGAGAGAAACGCCGCATCGACGATTCCTTGCTTCGTGCCGGCGACGAATGCGCGGCACTCGCGCGCCAGCTCATCGGCGTCCGCATCAGGCCACAGCCGCGCGCGCATGGCCGACCACGCTGGAGCATCGTGCATTTCGATCGGCCGGATCGTCGCCACGCAAGCTACTGCCCCGCGTCCGGCTGCGAGACGGGCAAGACCACCCGCGCCGACAACGTCTGGTCGACGACAGTCGCCAGCGACTGCAGATGCGCGCGCGTCAGCGTGTCCAGATGCCCGCTCTTGAGGGCCGCGCCGAGAGAATCCCGCAGCGTCACGAGCTCCGCACGCGCGAGCGATTGCGCGTCATACGGCGTGTCCGTCGACGGCGCAAGCACAAGCTGCGCAAGCCTGCGCGCGTATTCTTGTTGCAGGTTGCGATGGATTTCGCCGATCGGCGTGGTCGACGCGCCGCGTAGATCGCCGAAGATCGCCGTTTGCATCCACGTGAAGAGATCTGCCAAGCTCATCGTGCTCGCGCTTGTGTACTTAAGGGAGAGGTCGTCCAATCGCTGCAAGAGCACAGGGTTGAGCAGGTAATCGAGTTGGGTATTCTGCAGCGCCTCGATCATCGTTGCGATGGGCATATCATGGCGCACCGGCGGATTGTACGCCCAGTCCGGCAGAGGGAAATCGGTCACCCATTCCGTGTATACGAGCTGCCGCAACAAATGGGGCGAAAGGCTCCAAGCGCTGTCGGAAAAAACTGCCTGGTTCAACATCGCGAACGCGCGTTGCGACTGTGCGCGTGACACCGGTGTCAAGGGGAGCGCCGCGCCCGGATCGCCGATGTGTGCTCGCGAAAGATATTCGCCGCCGATATAGTGACTGGCGATGCGCGCGCAGTTTCGAAACGGGTAGAACGCGTAACCGAACGCTTGCCGCATGGCATCATGCGTATCGCCGTATTGCCTGAAGCGTTGATCGTCCATTCCAAAGAGCGTGCGGCCGATCTGCATCTGGCTGGTGCACCACGCCAAGTTGTCGTTGGTCAGGTCCTCTTGATTTATGCGCGGATCGATCGCGTGTCCTGTGGCCCAGTCAACATCCTCGTCCATCGCGAACCGATAGAGCGGATTGCTCCACGCCGAAGCCCAGCGGTGCAGCGTCGGAAGCTCTTGCGTCGGCGTCGTGGCGCCCGGAATCACGGCGTATCCCCACTTGATCGCATAATAGTCATAGGGCCCGAGCACGGTCTGGAAGTAATCCCCGGTCGAAACCCCCTTCGGCCAGACATTGGTCGGGATATACTCCATGACGGAGTTGGCAAGGCCGTACTGCGAAGTGAACGCTTTGGACTGGACCTGCTTTGCGGTATAGGCCTCGGACGCGATGAAGTTGTGTTGCAGGCCCCAATCGTGCCCGGCCTCGTGCAGCACGATGGACGTCAAAAAGTCGTCGGCGTAATGCGGTGGTAACGCATTCGCGGATACCTCGCCCATCGCCCGGAGCGCATTGAGCCCGAAGACCGCCGAGGCATGCTCGCCCGCTGCGAAGGCCGCCTCGCGTGCCTCGAAGCTGCCGCTCGGCCCGAACGATCGAACCGGTTGCGTGAAATCAACGCCTTGGAGATTGCCGTAATACATGAGATTGGCGTCTATGACGATCGACGTCTTGAGCATCTCGCCCGTGCGGGGATCGAAGACCAGCCCGGCCTGCGCGTAGCCCCCGCCATTGGACAACGTGAGCCAGTGGACGGTGCAGTATCGGATATCATCAGCATCCCAGTTCGGATCGTCGGGCTGATCTTTGACCTCGACCGCGTTGGGGAACCCGATCGGGGCGAAGGCTTGGTTCCATGTGAGCAGCGCCTTCTTTATGGTATCGCGATACGCCACCGGGATCGTGTTGCTGATGTAGTAGACCATCGGATGACGCTTGAGGTTCCAGCGAATGATGTAGCGCTGTTGCCGCTCGCGCACGTTGTCGCTCTCGAAACTGAGCTGCACGTTCGGATAGTAGCCCACGCGATCGTCCGCGATGCGCGGCGTGTAGCTTCCCGCGGGCGGGCCTTGCGCGATGTTGTACTTGATACTGACTTGGATGGTGCGCGGGTCGGTGACGTTGTCGATCGTGTCCGGCGATCCGGACGCATAGGTCTGGTCGGCCTCGATGATGATGTTCTCAGGGAAGGCCTTGCTAGGTCCGAAATACGTGCGCTTGTCATCGAGCCGGTAGGCCGAGTTCGGATTCTTGTCTTTGTCCGTATTGAGCGCTTGGCGCAAATAGTTCTGCATGTCGATGATGTCGGTGAGAAAAAATGATGCGTCGAACACGACGTTCCCGCTTGTCGGGTCTGTCGTGGCGATATCTGCAGTCGCCGCCAGGGACGGCGCGAAGTTCTGCGCGATCGCTCGAGCGGCCGGGCTGCCGTCCGGCGCGACGAAGGACGTGTTAGGCCACGTCACGACGATCGTGTTGTCCACCTTGCTGAAGCGCATGGTCCGCGCGAACTGCATGTAGGGCAGTCCGGGGGTGACGCCGTAACCGCCAAGGCCGGTAGACGGTTCCGTCGTCTGAATGAAGTCTGTGTCGAGCTGATTCTTGGCGATCTCGACGTAGATTTTGCCGTCTTTTCTCCACAGCGTGAACAGTCCGCGCTGAGGCGTGAGACCTTCGACGAATTTCGGGTACGGTGTCGGCGCATCGGCGGCTTGCGCACCCGCCGCAAAGAAAAAGGAGAAGCCGGTCAGAAGAATCGCAAGAGCGAGGTGACGCATGCGTGACCTCCTAGGAGCGCTGGAGGGCGCTTCGTTGCACGATGATCCATTGATCCCCTATGCGTGAGGGACCGCAACGGAGCATGCGTGCCGGCTCACGAAGAGTCCCGCTGCGCTTCTGGATTCCGCCAGATGCAAACACGATGAGGAGAATCGCACCGTGACACGATTGTCGGTCTTCGCAGTAGCGGCCCTAGCCTTCGCGCTGCCGCTGTGCGCCTTCGCAGATGTGCCGGCTAACCTGCAATCAGGCAATACTCACCTGCCGCCCACCGTCAATAACTTGAACGCGACGCGCGGCGGGCCCGGCAAGATCACGCTGACCTGGACGATGTCGGGTCATGGCGGCTACACGATCCAGTCCGTCTCGGTCCACCGCGTCGGCACGAATCCAGCCGGAACCACGACGCACCTCGGCCCGGTCCAGCACTGGTCTGACACGAGCGCGAACCCGAACGTCAAGTACTATTACCAGGTCTGCGCGCATGACAATGGCCAGGAGACCGGCTGCGGCTCGGTCACATACACCCTGCCGCAATAACTTCCGCAAAACGGAAGCCCTGGCTGTCATTCTAATCGGCGATTCATCTGAGCCGTGTAACGTTATGCTTGCCCGGCTAGTTTAACCGATATAGGAGATATGACAGCCACGGAGGTGGCCGACATGAGAAAGCAGATACTGACCCAAGGAACCATACGCCAACGCGAGGCGTCGCGCTTCAACCGCGCAGAGATGCACGCGTACTACATCGCGATCGTCACGATGTCGCGCCTGGTCTACGACCGCCCCGCCCTGGAAAAACACGCCTAATCTCCGCACTCGTACATAGCTGCATCATGGAGCGGTCGAGTTCATTCGACCGCTCTGCTATTACGCGCGAAATGCGGTCTCCGCGATCAGCTCCAGCGGCAACACCTCGACGGTTCCGCCCGAGACGGTCCCCACTCGTTTCGTGTACGCTGAGAAGAAGTCGCGCTCGTTGAGGGTGCGCGTCGTATCCTCGTCCGCTACGGCGACGACGTGATAATAGTCGTCGCCTTCCTTGTGCTTGAGGCAGCGGTATGCGATCTTTCCGCTCAATGCGGGATCGGTGTCCAATGCCTTGATGAACCGCCCGACCTCGCGACCCCAGTCTTCATCTGACCCGCTCTTACGTGTGTACTTGATGAGTAGGTGCTTCATATTTCCTCGCGGCTCGCAATCGGTTGGGGGCGTTGGATGGTTCCAGCACAGACCTGTCACGTCGTGTGTTTCGGGTTCGATTCCCGACGTCTCCAGCCTCCGCGAAAGCGGAAGGGTCGACGACCACAGGTCTGACGTCGACCCTATTGCATGCCCGCGTTAAACCGTCTATAATTCCAATGACAGGTCTGTGTTGGAACCAGCCCACAAGCGGCTGGTTTTTTCTTTTGTTGAGGCCCGAGCATCAAGTTTTTCTCAGGAGAAACTCAATGCGGTCCACGTGTTTGGTGCGCCAAGCATGCTCCGGGAGCCCTCAAGGAAGGCCAAACATGAACCGCTTCGAATTGCTCGCAACTCAACATCGCACGACACTGCGACCCCATACGCCCGAAGGAGGACTACGGTGTTCCCTGCGGCCTTCGAGTACGTCCGTGCCAACTCGCTCAACGATGTCTTCGACGCCTACAAGAAGTACGGCGCCGACGCTCGCATCCTGGCGGGCGGCCAAAGCCTCATCCCCGCCATGCGTTACCGCCTCGCTCAACCGGCGGTGCTGGTGGACATCAATCCGGTCCCCGGGCTTGCGTATCTAAAGGAAGACGGCGGCATGCTCAAGGTCGGCGCGCTCACGCGGCACTCCGACATCGAGTTCTCGCCGCTCGTCAGCGGCAAGTACAAGATGATCGCCGACGCTGCGTATCTGGTTGCCGACCCGATCGTGCGCAATCGCGGCACGCTGTGCGGCGCGATCGCGCACAACGACCCTGCGGCGGACTGGACCGCGGTCGCGCTCGCCGCCAACGCGTCCATCGTAGCGACAAGCGCGAAAGGCAGCCGCACCATCAGCATCGACGACTTCCTCGTCGATAGCTTCACCAATGCGCTGCAGAGCGGCGAGATGGTCACCGAAGTGCAGATACCGTCACCGGACGGACGCACGGCCGGCGCATACATCAAGATCGAGCGCAAGGTCGGCGACTACGCCACCGCGGCGGCCGCTGGACGGCTCACGCTCGACGCGCAGGGAAATGTCGCCAGCGCCGGCATCGGCATGTGCGCCGTCGGCCCGACGGCGATGCGCGCGAAAGCGGCCGAGAAGCTGCTCGCCGGCGGACCGCCTACGGACGATCGCATCAGTGCAGCCGCGGAATCGGCCGCCAAGGAATGCGACCCCGCCGAGGACACGCGCGGCAGCATCGATTTCAAACGCGATCTCATCCGCATACTCGTCATACGCGCGCTT is a genomic window containing:
- a CDS encoding Uma2 family endonuclease, with the protein product MREITLPEAKPAFEWVNGRALQKVSPRRLHGLAQGRFFTALDMWAQERGTGNVATEWRFRVQPPNEARRPLVPDVAFLAFDRLSFEDQEAMDEPTVAPTAVVEVLSPDDRRRDVEEKIRVYLAAGTNAVFLVDTNARTVTVRDSHGARVVEEGGDLTHDALPGFRLRTSRLFSLPKPKSKPK
- the dacB gene encoding D-alanyl-D-alanine carboxypeptidase/D-alanyl-D-alanine-endopeptidase; this translates as MIPRAREFGVVVGLATVLTLAIPATASAETLQAMVDSIAQRAPMNRAQLGVFAIDASTGRVLVSRQAEHGFTPASTFKLLLSAAALEVLGPQFRFKTQLIARGTVVGSRLDGDLILVGGGDPVLTSRDLDDAAAAVVRAGIHEVSGTVLEDATLFDQRRWGPDWAWDGTPFYYQAPIQALAVDEGTVGVVITPGAQTGDAVSAKLLPPTGDYTIASRAVMGVGPYDDPARCSRLFGTTQILIVGRMAPGESQQTVHCAVEDTAAFAGQVMRSALINAGVSVGRNPIGVRPPNVPLDVIDDSPLPAQARYPGARIIWSHESPTLIELLRTMLPKSDNFIAEHIEKMLAVEHLAQRGNFIGGATVEQRFAVNQLGIDRDSLDIQDGSGLSAADRITPRDLVTVLRWTAKQPYGNDFISALPRAGMDGTLAGRLAGTDAVGRVRAKSGYMQHSIALAGYADTLHHGRVIFAVFVNDATGDPGPYFDLEDEVVKDIVDEN
- a CDS encoding TMEM175 family protein; protein product: MSKSRFEAFSDGVFAFAITLLVLGFSLPAIRLTTNHDLTAALLALWPNLIAYALSFGVIGIMWQNHHALFRQVEKVDRATIFWNLLLLAGTAFIPFATGALGNYPTMKASALLYGLTLSTTATAYNLMLNHLIKAGAFHASVTKETIASTVRAYRTGWFVYAAATLLALEFPVMSFAAYVLIAVYYLVPHGLDSDARA
- a CDS encoding DUF4760 domain-containing protein translates to MTTAAVIATTAIVAIVQLRHLRAANQITALLAVQNELDSQDYREAEVIVREELDAALADPVFCKFEIAMSRRLNGVKMEGRHLQIRQAANFIGNTFENIGSMVKNGILDKHLVMDIYSWIVVSQWDRLAGLTAMARAATGEPAIYENFEYLAALSKRFLKNYPQTYPANMEHLEITVPPAAKAFL
- a CDS encoding DUF4185 domain-containing protein; its protein translation is MTRVGTSDKICQLIGDVDWESGKPTQARTYTKHGLDAADLGYPVDLGKKLVLLFGDSWPPGHPVGTPADLPPDDSVGITTRRDAPTEKDCLELKINDTGTSPEHFAPATIVHTPAIEQGFFNVPSGGVGVAGDLYAFFWTNHCVMPTHLAPSASDPLSLPAPTKKCPETSAQNSLGIGVMAHSSDDGRTFTDVVTMPSGFVYATAMNSAAHADLPADQRLGVFIFAAARYRASVPYLAYAPAGSLDNTSKWRFFTGRDSSGHPKWVTLAAWNGGHSHPWTPPGDAEVFTPDSDAQRCIGEFSVTWNKPLRMWLMLFQCPGGVQGRVAAAPWGPWSEPFTLLSLADKVECHLIMSPKGCGTQRNYWPGKTSGGTVTPGGFYAPYVLNRYTADAGSTYDSHETTIYWTLSTWNPYVVSIMRTTLQTTWSATPWPHIRPTIPPGEGPAPRPTVR
- a CDS encoding AbrB/MazE/SpoVT family DNA-binding domain-containing protein encodes the protein MRAKIRRIGNSQGVILPKPIISQLDLGPEVEMDVEGDALVLRKARKNVRRGWAEAAKRLHELGEGKLIWPEFSNPGDDKLTW
- a CDS encoding GNAT family N-acetyltransferase translates to MATIRPIEMHDAPAWSAMRARLWPDADADELARECRAFVAGTKQGIVDAAFLSLNDSVQPIGFIELSVRAFSDGCDSMPVPHVEGWYVEESARGQGLGKALMRAAEEWARERGYTELASDSELNNDAAQRAHSACGFEEVDRLVKFRKPLT